The Homo sapiens chromosome 4, GRCh38.p14 Primary Assembly genome contains the following window.
CATGATTTTCATGCATATAATCACATCCAAAACAAGTTCTAAACTTTACACTGTAAACATTCTCATCatatgtagaaatattttaattggtGTATTAAGTTTTGCTAACTGATCAAATTtggaagatataaaataatgtcTATTCTAAATTGTGTAGTGAGAATTGTTTGTTAATTACATTTCTACAATGTTAAATAAAGTAATAGGCAAATCTGTCCTGAAAGCATGTCAAACTTTaggtaaaacattaaaaaagaaacaaatctgttAACAAATGAATGTCTGCAATAAAGaacattagatttttaaaatctattatcatacaaaaatataaagggTAAATAGAATCTTTGTTGATAAAATATGAGGTAGCATGGATTCACCCCTTTATTGTCTGAGAAATGCAACAGGAGTAAAGAATATTTCCTTACCACAAATAATTTTCAGGATGATGtacatatttctttttgaaatacttGTTTAAACAAATGTCCCTCCACTTTTTAGTACTGAAAAAGCCATtccatgtgatttaaaaaaaaaaaaaaacacttttacacATCTagataaaatgtgtaaaatgtttgtatgtatttagaacatacaaacaaaatttaatatcttatttttctatGCAAGTCTTGTGGAGAATAAACAGAGTCTTGATTCTGATAACACTGCAGAAAACATAATTTTCCAAtgtgaataatattttttaatatggtatACTTTGTTTCCCTCTTCCTGTTGTAAAGTTCTgtaggttttgacaaatgcatagtgtCACGTGTCTaacattacagtatcatacaaaatagtttcactgtcctaaaaaccCTCTGTGCTACACACTATTCAAACCTCCACCCTATCTTCTTAAcctttggcaaccactgatcttttaacTGActctataattttgccttttatagAATGCCATATAATAaaaatcatgcagtatgtagccttttcagactacCTTCCTTCACTTATCAGTATGTATTTAAGATTCATCTACGTCTTTTTATGGCTTGGTAGCTTGCTCCTTTTCACTgatgaataatatcccattgtatgaatATTTCACCGCTTATTTAAGAACATCTTGGTTTCTGGAGAATATGAATAAagatgctataaacattcatatggTGGTTTATtgcagacatattttaaaatcagttgggTAAATACATAGGAACATGGTTGCTGGATTGCATGGTTAAATGatatttagctttgtaagaatctgccaaactgtcttccaaagtgactgaatcatttttttattcaccaacaatgaatgagagttcctgttgccacacatccttgccagcatttcgTATTATCAATTTTTTGGACTTCAGCGGTTCTAATGggagtgtagtggtatctcactgttgttttaatttgtatttccttaatgataaatgatattgaatatttttccattttttttgacCTCTGTATGCCTTTTTTGGTGGGTgttttcagatcttttgctcacttttaactgagttgcttttcttttttctttaattgttgaGTTTCAAGAGTTCTTCGTATATTTTGGGTGTAAGTCTTGTAAAAATgttttgcgaatattttctcccagtatgtgatttgtttctttattaacagtgtcttttgcatGGCAGaagtttaaattgtttttttcttttatgaattgtgaTTTAAGTGTTTTATCTAAAGTctcattgccaaacccaaggtcacctagattttttcctgtattttcttctaggcTGCTTATTTGTGTCAAATGGATTTAGATCAGCCAGGAAAGAGTAGGGTATCCCATTCTTATTGATATGATTTTAAAGAGCATATTTTCTGACAgtctatgattttaaaaaacaagttttctcAGTAAAAGTGCAGCTATGAAAGACGTTGTTCTGACTCAACAGCAGCAGCCTGACCTTGGGAGAAAAGTTGTTTCCTGTTAACTTCCCAGCTGGTTTTATCTGTGactgttttttgtgtgtctgtcttaATTTGCAAAATGAATGGACAGtctaatgttttactttttcagaGGGAGCAGATATTTTGCTTCCTCACCACACAAGCTCACCACACAATGCAGGGTTCTTAGCCTGCATCGACTTGATCATAACTCAGGAAAAGACAGATATTGGTCAATATTTCCTTCCAAAAGTGGAGATGATAAAGTAGAAGTATAGAAATCCTAAAGTCCAGACCTTCCTTGTTCAGCCAGGTTTTGCTCCTTCTCCACacacctttgttcttttctccAACTTCCAAGGAATCTCACAAAGGAAGTGGGAAACAATGAACCTATTACTTCTTTCCTGCTTTAAATCCAATTCCACGTAGTCACGGAGACTGTTGGGCAGGATCTCTGGCTTGGTGGAAAGTGGGGCGTGCTGCCTAAAGTGATAGTTTGGAGGCCTTCTCTGTGCCGTCGCTATGGGAATGCCAGCTatatgttggctgggtgcggggCCCAGTCGCCAGGCCACACTGCACGCTTCCACATCCTCAGAGGGCCCGGGACTTGGGTCCTGGCCCCGCCCCCTGCGGACCCGGCACTCTGTCAGTTCCGTCCCCGGTCCTGGGAACCGCTCTTTACCCCACTCTGCGTGTCTGCCGGAACCTGGCTGGGAAGCGCTACTTGCTGCCCTGCCAGCCCGGGTGAGGGCGGAGCCAGGCCTCCAGCCGCGAGGACTGGAGTCGCGGGAGGTGGAGCCCCAGTCCGGAAGCCGGGGATCCGCGGCCATGACGGTGCCGGTCCGCGGCTTCTCGCTGCTCCGCGGCCGCCTTGGCCGAGCGCCGGCGTTGGGCAGAAGCACAGCACCCTCCGTAAGGGCACCGGGAGAGCCCGGGAGTGCGTTCCGGGGCTTTCGGAGCAGCGGTGTGAGGTACGAGGGCTGCGGGCGCCGGGTGCGGAGCCGCTGGCGGTGGGAGGTCGGCGGGGGCGCGGGCGGCGCTCGCGCGCGTGGGGCCCAAGGCTCGTGGGCGGCCGCGCGGCGGCGGGCTGGGTCGAGGACAGCCTTGTCTGTGAGGTGGCCTTGCCGGTCGCGCGGGCGAGTCGCAGTTGCCTCAGCTTGGGGAACGAAAACGTGCTCTGCTCTGGGCTCTCGCACCAGAATGTTCCATCTTTGCAGCAGGTGCACTTGATTTAGGAAGACAtttgaggcactaagaaaagGTAGTATAAAAACACGTGGTCGGCTTGGTCaaacatttgtttttactttggtTATTTTAGTGTTTCGTAAATAAAGGAGTAGGCGTTGTGCAGATGACTTACTAATGTTTGCGTTTCTGAATTCCTTTGTTAATAGTGTTGTCTAAGTCTTTTCCAACTCTAAAATTATTTATGGTTTCACAAAACCAAATATCAATCCAGATTTCTCAGTCTTTTCATGTATGGCTCTCCCTCCCTAAACCTCTGTCAGGTGATGAGACTTAGATTCATTACATGTCTTGGTTGCTGGCAAGAACCATGCAAATACAACAGGGTACGCACTCTTCTATCTTATGCTTTACCAGTCTTAGTTGCAAAATCCGTCTTAACAAGATGAAAATATATCTTCTTGACCCAGAGCTTGTGAGTCCAGAAGAGCCTCTGTTTTCAGACTTTCAGGGCTTCCAGAAATGCGCTTTCATTGCCATTTTACGTCCAAAATTGTGTCTCACTCGAGTTTTTGTATCCGCCAGTGCCCAGCACAATCCCTAGAAAAGCAATGACTGGTAACGTGGAAACTTAGATactgtttatttaatttaaatcagTTAACTCCCTATTGTGTACATTTAGATCTTAGTCTCGAGtgtctgaatttaaaaattacttcctaTAGGATTTGCTTTGGACATAATTTCTTGTGACTAGGTCTTCCACAAGGATATGTGAGAAAATAACAGTGAATCAGAGTTGTGTAAGCTGTAGTAGGTTGGGTAAGAATGTTCCACTTAGTTTGGAACTACCAGCTAGATCTACTACCTAGGAAAAGCAGATTCTGTAGAAttctatttgttttaaagaattgaGGAAATTATTTGCCGTCACTCTAAATTACTTGTTTGtatcattattttttgaatttcagTTGTTTTAGGGGTGCTTTTCAGGGTGAGGATAACTTGTTTCAAATAGTACAACTTGATTAATTTCCCTGTCAGCTTGCTGTAAACAACTCCATCTCCCCATCTTCTCCATGACCTGCATACATTGAATGGAAGTCATTACAAACAACAGTTACAACCCCAAAATTTGGTTGTAGCCCCTTGCTTTGTACACACACACCAACTCATGTAGAATTCAAAACTTTTAAGTTACACATAATGAcctctttataatttaaaatagttgaGTGCAAAGGTTTTGGAAAGCTATTATCCCTATGCACTGTAAGAGTTACTAATTTCAGCCCGGCTGCTTTCAGTTCCACTTGATGCAGATTATAGTtataaaaaaagtaatatattttgatagtttttattttttaaagagggcACTAGGCAAGTTAAGATAAGGCGGGGGTTTTGACGCCCTCTTTGTACTGAATACCATCTCTGAAGGTGAGGTTGGCCCCAAGGTTGAGAAACACCTGTGGACTGGTGGGTCTCGGGTGGGGAGGAATTCGGACAGTGTGTTGATGCTTATTGgtgtctcttttctcttctagGACCAGCAGAGAGAAGAGATTCCATCTTCCAGAGGTTGCCACTGTCTGCCTCCCCACTTGTCCCCATCCACAGtcatcttttttatatatataatgacaCATTAGTTGTCTAGTTCTTCATAGTTAATGTGGTTTAAGTCTGACATCTTTTCTTTTGCCATGAAATTTACACCTTAGTGTTATTCTCACTGAAAATTGCCTTTGAGTTTGATAAACTCTTATCCCAGTGATATTGACTGTTTTAAATTAACAGATTTATCACCATTTCTGAGCTGTGTAGGGCCTTAATTGAAAAAGtatctttgattattttttcacattttggccACATGCCTATAATAATGGAATATTTACAGTACTTTTTAGTGGAGAACTTTTTTAAGTAGAATTTCAATAATTAATGTTTGATGGAGTTTGGAAGTTACCGTATTTTGAAGTATCGTTTAACATTCTTCTCTCAAtgagttttcctttaaaatttgcagtgaatttgttttcctgtttatGCATGAGAATTTAGGTCTTATTAATTGGGGGAAATTAATGTTAAAGTAATAAATAAGCCCTTGTTGCAGCTTATTGTTTCTTGAAATGAATTAACTATCCAGGCAAaaggttaaaaatgaaaaaaaaagtctttgtaactaaatttttcccattttgttgtGGTATTTGAGGAGTTTACAAATCAAAATGTCCTGGGTTAAAAGGCATCACATGAGTTTGTGCCCATTGCTTTTCAGTGTGAGGAGTCTGATAGCAGCCCATCCCATTTGGGTGGGAAGGTTATAGACCTTGCACATTAATGCCATGCTCAAAGCAGATTTGCAGGTATCCTGCAACACAGGGACTTTCACAAAACCCGCTTTGGCTTATTCTACCTGAACTACttattttaattaactaaatGGATATCCCAAGCATTCCATGTTTATCCTGTTGCTCAGTGAATCCTCAAATCGTTAATTTGGTAGATTCTCTTTTTTGTCTTCATACTATTAtttcttttagcttttaaaaaaattgtgtactGCCTACAGGTCTTTATGGAagtttcacctttctttgtgTCGCACTGGCATCGGCTGTATAATTTTTGCAGCtagaccacattttaaaaaaatctacatttttggAACTAGTAAAAGATACTTATTTGTGTTATTTAAGTATTCACGTCTTTTACCGTGGGTAGTtaagtttaataatttaaaaagacacattttATCAGTAacaatgttcattttatttttcagactctTCCCTCTACTACTTACTCTGTATTTCTGTCTCTTCTAATGACTAGGaaaggcagtttctcaaaatcatCTTCTATTTAGTTGGCAAATGTGATAATGTGGGTAGTGTTCCTACCTTCCTGCTGTATGTGTTCTACTGAAATGAGATATAATAGCCATCTGGCTACAATTTTGATTTCTAAGAAGTTCTTATgtcattttaaattcaaaaactAAGTGTTTCAACATTTGGTCTCTCATatcttaagttttattttctttgttccagCTGTTCAGAGATAGTGTGTTCTAATATCTCCACAATCAAGATTTTTGACTAAAATGGATCAGTACATGAAAAAGAGGGACTAGTATTAATTTTAGATCTTGTTAGTTAATCATGGTCTTACTAATAATTTGGCAAGTTCTTTAATGAGCCAAATCTTTGTATTTCAAATGCCTTGAAGTTGTTATTCTTTCCTATTAGTACCCTGATGGGAGGATGAAAACAGCAGAAAGGAGCAGCACCAGATGATCTTTTCATGGGCACGTACTCTTTCAAGGAATCCCATGGAGCTCAGTGAAATTACACTTTGGCTTAGAGATAATTAAGTTGTGGAAGGAGGTTTAAGAGAGGAGCTTAGGTGAAATTTGAGCTGTAAATGAGTATGCTAAATTAAAGAAATGATTAGTAATAAATGAGATTTGCTATTAAGAAATTCACTTTGGATCTGAGACAACATTTTACATACAATGTAGAAAACTTTATGGTCAGAACAGAACACAGTCTGAACCTAAATTAACAGTAGTGTTAAAGAATTCAGGGCGGGATATTATCCAAGAAGGCCTAGCCAGCTGCTCCACTTAATGTTACATCACAAGTGGTTTCTgtgttgctattgtttttattaGCATTTCAATGACTGTGTCATATTACATTAAATCAATTGGCTCTAACTTACCTAACCATCTTGCTGCTTTTTATTGTCTAGTTCTTggaaaatatgtaataatttacTCTCAGATTGAGGTCATGTCCTTGTCAATGTCATACCAACCAGGTTTGTTCACTGCATCATCTGAACGCTATGTAGGTTTCTATAATTAGGCTCATTAGAGTGTTCCTAGATCCAAAGACTATCTAAAGATCTAAAGATTCATAATTCTAAAGTGAGGGTGTGTGTATAGTTTACAACAGATGTtctctccccacttttttttttttttttttttgctgtttgtgATTAACTGGAACTGCAATGAATGCCATCATGCTTTTAAGGAATTCAGTTGTATtgttgaaaaatacaattttcttaatATCTAAGGAGCTCTTAGTCAGTGGTAAGCACTTTGCTGAGATTTTGCATATACAGTATGTCCTTCGATCCTCACAACAACTAAAGGAAGTAGATAGACACTATTACTATTCCCAGTTAACAGATTGAGAAATTGAggcttaaagaaattaaacttgTCAAGTTGACACAGTAAATACATGGTGAAGACAAGGCTTGAACCCACATCATCTTTCCGGTGTTCTTCTCTACAAGCAGTTTATAATTATTGACTtatcttactttttcttctttttgaaacatttattaatattaaatctcATACAACTTTTGTGAATCTAGAAAGCTAATTTtgcatgtaaattttaaaattattttgttagatTCCCTCAGTTTGAGATGTTCTTAACCTGGGACCTTATGGATAGAATTCAGAGGATCCATAAACTTGGATTGGAGGTTACTAACTTCTGAtaaattgagcatttttttttttccattgttagTGTTGGCAACAAATACATAATATCATCAGTACATGTGACTTGCTAATATAATTTACAGATATTTCAGTATCACAAAGTTGAGGCAGATACCACAAAACATCATCTGCACATCACTATTTTGTTATGGTAGTTAGACCT
Protein-coding sequences here:
- the MTHFD2L gene encoding bifunctional methylenetetrahydrofolate dehydrogenase/cyclohydrolase 2, mitochondrial isoform 6 (isoform 6 is encoded by transcript variant 8) — translated: MTVPVRGFSLLRGRLGRAPALGRSTAPSVRAPGEPGSAFRGFRSSGVRTSREKRFHLPEYPDGRMKTAERSSTR
- the MTHFD2L gene encoding bifunctional methylenetetrahydrofolate dehydrogenase/cyclohydrolase 2, mitochondrial isoform 5 (isoform 5 is encoded by transcript variant 7), translated to MTVPVRGFSLLRGRLGRAPALGRSTAPSVRAPGEPGSAFRGFRSSGVRTSREKRFHLPEVATVCLPTCPHPQSSFLYI